Proteins found in one Oryza glaberrima chromosome 4, OglaRS2, whole genome shotgun sequence genomic segment:
- the LOC127771623 gene encoding ubiquitin C-terminal hydrolase 22 yields MTTPSAPPPCPHLAAYRHTTRSLRFLRRCLRVRPLGRPEIRREPRELPRCSPCSSPTSSSSRLYACLSCAAVFCPTHAASHASASTSGGHQIAVDVDRAELFCGACGDQVYDPDFDHAVVLAQSSSLPPPSASASPSPSPAAPRKRRRVEYRAWAPDPAEFALISSADPTTSASAAAPAGLRGLNNLGNTCFMNSVLQALLHAPPLRNYFLGDRHNRYLCPRQTPMRRRSAEANDKAACLACDLDEIYSAAFSGERTPYSPAKFLYSWWQHASNLASYEQQDAHEFFISILDHIHENIKDDQHKSHAQGHGDCCIAHRVFSGILRSDVTCTHCGFTSTTFEPCMDISLDLDAGYNNSLGVANPKVHVRNGERSSGGTNTKVSTLMRCLERFTRAERLDAEQKFFCERCKERQESLKQMSIRRLPLVSCFHIKRFEHSSVKKMSRKVDHCLQFPFSLDMAPYLSSSILRSRFGNRIFPSEASDADSVSEFSSEFEIFAVITHSGKLEAGHYVTYLRLNNHWYKCDDAWVTRVEEHTVRTSQAYMLFYVQKTLYYKACERATAV; encoded by the exons ATGACCAccccgtccgcgccgccgccgtgcccgcaCCTCGCCGCGTACCGCCACACCACGCGCTCCCtccgcttcctccgccgctgcctccgcgtcCGCCCGCTCGGCCGCCCCGAGATCCGCCGCGAGCCTCGCGAGCTCCCCCGCTGCTCCCCCtgctcctcccccacctcctcctcgtcccgcCTCTACGCCTGCCTCTcctgcgccgccgtcttctgccccacccacgccgcctcccacgcctccgcctccacatcCGGCGGCCACCAgatcgccgtcgacgtcgaccgCGCCGAGCTCTTCTGCGGGGCGTGCGGGGATCAGGTCTACGATCCGGACTTCGAccacgccgtcgtcctcgcccagtcctcctccctccctcccccatcggcatccgcctccccctccccttcccccgccgcgccccgcaagcgccgccgcgtcgagtACCGCGCCTGGGCACCAGATCCGGCCGAATTCGCGCTCATCAGCTCCGCCGATCCCACCAcctccgcatccgccgccgcgcccgcgggGCTCCGCGGGCTCAACAACCTAGGCAACACGTGCTTCATGAACTCCGTGCTCCAGGCTCTGCtacacgcgccgccgctccgaaACTACTTCCTCGGCGATCGGCACAACCGCTACCTCTGCCCGCGCCAGACGCCCATGAGGCGCCGTTCCGCTGAGGCAAACGACAAGGCGGCGTGCCTGGCGTGCGATCTCGACGAGATCTactccgccgccttctccgggGAGCGCACGCCCTACAGCCCCGCCAAATTCCTCTATAG CTGGTGGCAGCATGCATCAAATCTTGCGAGCTACGAGCAACAGGATGCACATGAATTTTTTATCTCCATCCTTGACCATATCCATGAAAATATAAAGGATGATCAACACAAATCACATGCCCAAG GCCATGGAGATTGTTGCATTGCACACAGGGTATTTTCTGGCATCTTGAGATCAGATGTCACCTGCACACATTGTGGGTTCACATCAACAACTTTTGAACCCTGTATGGACATCTCTCTAGACTTGGATGCTGGATATAACAATTCTCTTGGTGTTGCAAACCCAAAGGTACATGTGCGGAATGGAGAGCGAAGCTCAGGTGGCACTAATACCAAGGTATCAACACTCATGAGATGTTTGGAGCGGTTTACAAGGGCTGAGCGGTTGGATGCTGAACAGAAGTTCTTCTGTGAACGTTGCAAGGAGAGGCAAGAGTCCCTGAAGCAAATGTCCATTCGGAGGCTTCCATTGGTTTCATGCTTTCATATTAAGAGGTTTGAGCATTCATCAGTTAAGAAAATGTCAAGGAAGGTTGATCACTGTTTAcagtttcctttttctcttgaCATGGCGCCATATCTATCGTCCTCTATACTCAGAAGCAGATTTGGGAACCGTATATTTCCATCAGAAGCTAGTGATGCAGATTCAGTTTCTGAATTTTCATCAGAATTTGAAATATTTGCGGTGATCACGCATAGTGGTAAGCTAGAAGCTGGCCATTATGTGACATATCTCAGGTTAAACAATCACTGGTACAAATGTGATGATGCCTGGGTAACCAGAGTTGAAGAGCATACTGTCAGAACCTCTCAGGCATACATGCTCTTCTATGTGCAGAAGACACTTTACTACAAAGCTTGTGAAAGAGCAACTGCTGTCTGA